From the Selenomonas timonae genome, one window contains:
- the hypA gene encoding hydrogenase maturation nickel metallochaperone HypA, with protein MHEMAIAEGILDIALDHARTHAAQRIERIHLLLGELSGVETEALSLAFSSVIRGTIAENAALTWERVPFTGRCHDCGRERRIRPADYLCPDCGGGMEIIGGREMRVDYIEME; from the coding sequence GTGCACGAGATGGCGATTGCAGAGGGCATCCTCGATATCGCCCTCGACCATGCGCGCACACACGCGGCACAGCGGATTGAGCGCATCCATCTCCTCCTCGGGGAACTCTCGGGGGTGGAGACGGAGGCGCTCTCTCTTGCGTTCTCTTCGGTCATCCGCGGGACGATTGCAGAGAACGCCGCGCTAACATGGGAGCGAGTTCCGTTTACGGGGCGCTGTCATGACTGCGGCAGAGAGCGCCGCATACGCCCCGCAGACTACCTCTGCCCCGACTGCGGCGGCGGCATGGAGATCATCGGCGGGCGCGAGATGCGCGTGGACTATATAGAGATGGAATAG
- the cybH gene encoding Ni/Fe-hydrogenase, b-type cytochrome subunit: protein MKKEQRQEYYLFSPFLRIFHWLMVIAIIVLFITGFLITKPPVILASEPTNTPLLMNLVRNIHFIAAFAFCAGFIGRVYGFIINRGDRLFPHFWKKQYYRDMMDVGLHYMLIKPSHEPFLRNPLARASYAGLYVLVAIEVLTGFAMYYMTEPFAPGGIMFGWVNRMLGNEFMSHFVHHYTAWAIILFAIGHFYMVVRAEFMEGEAEVSSMFAGSKLLRHTPVDARDVE from the coding sequence ATGAAAAAAGAACAGCGGCAGGAGTACTACCTCTTTAGTCCCTTTCTGCGTATCTTTCACTGGCTGATGGTCATTGCGATCATCGTCCTCTTTATCACAGGCTTTCTCATCACGAAGCCGCCCGTGATCCTCGCCTCGGAGCCGACGAATACGCCGCTCCTCATGAACCTCGTGCGCAACATCCACTTCATTGCGGCGTTTGCGTTCTGTGCGGGCTTCATTGGGCGCGTCTACGGTTTCATCATCAACCGCGGCGACCGCCTCTTCCCGCATTTCTGGAAAAAGCAGTATTACCGCGACATGATGGACGTTGGGCTGCACTACATGCTCATCAAGCCGTCGCATGAGCCGTTCCTGCGCAATCCGCTGGCGCGCGCCTCGTACGCAGGGCTGTATGTGCTCGTTGCCATCGAGGTGCTCACGGGCTTTGCCATGTACTATATGACAGAGCCGTTTGCCCCCGGCGGCATCATGTTCGGGTGGGTGAACCGCATGCTCGGCAACGAGTTTATGTCGCACTTCGTCCATCACTATACGGCGTGGGCGATTATCCTCTTCGCGATTGGGCACTTCTACATGGTTGTGCGTGCCGAGTTCATGGAGGGCGAGGCGGAGGTATCGAGCATGTTCGCAGGCTCGAAGCTCCTGCGTCATACGCCTGTTGATGCGAGGGATGTGGAGTAG
- the hypB gene encoding hydrogenase nickel incorporation protein HypB, producing MKVVVKADILGRNEVAAAENAALFARHGIYALNLLGSPGCGKTSLLEQTLTALGKELRMAVIEGDLFTTKDAARIERCGAPVVQINTSGGCHLDAAMVAAALEKLDLTALDLIVIENVGNLVCPAEFALGEDRKAVALSITEGDDKPLKYPLIFKESAVALLNKVDILPYTNFDMEAARADITALHPGISVLPISCRTGEGLAAWYDWLRAEIAAKKRGGGQQ from the coding sequence ATGAAGGTAGTTGTAAAGGCGGACATCCTCGGCAGGAACGAGGTGGCGGCGGCGGAGAACGCGGCGCTCTTTGCGCGGCACGGGATCTACGCGCTGAACCTCCTCGGATCGCCCGGCTGCGGCAAGACCTCACTGCTCGAGCAGACCCTCACGGCGCTCGGCAAAGAGCTGCGCATGGCGGTGATCGAGGGCGATCTCTTCACGACGAAGGATGCGGCGCGCATTGAACGCTGCGGCGCCCCTGTCGTGCAGATCAACACGAGTGGCGGCTGCCATCTGGATGCGGCGATGGTAGCGGCGGCGCTGGAGAAACTCGATCTCACGGCGCTCGACCTCATCGTGATCGAGAACGTGGGTAACCTCGTCTGCCCCGCCGAGTTTGCGCTCGGTGAGGATCGGAAGGCGGTCGCGCTCAGCATCACGGAGGGGGACGACAAGCCGCTGAAATATCCGCTGATCTTCAAGGAGTCGGCAGTTGCACTCCTCAACAAGGTGGACATCCTGCCCTATACGAATTTCGATATGGAGGCGGCGCGCGCGGACATTACGGCGCTCCACCCCGGGATCTCCGTTCTGCCGATTTCGTGTCGGACGGGCGAGGGTCTTGCGGCGTGGTACGATTGGCTGCGCGCGGAGATTGCAGCAAAGAAGCGCGGAGGAGGGCAGCAGTGA
- the hypF gene encoding carbamoyltransferase HypF, with amino-acid sequence MTDCGHTPPGQSPVNGGARERRAFRVSGIVQGVGFRPFVYRLAAKYGLSGWVLNDSAGVGIEAEGTAATLDAFADALRTEAPLAASVTAVTFTDIPSQGEEAFRILESPQGATARTLVSPDLAVCADCRREILSAADRRHGYAFTNCTNCGPRYSIIRGVPYDRPLTSMAPFRMCPACQHEYDDPADRRFHAQPNACGACGPSYRLLVDGAEAAGDPLAAARRIVAGGGTLAVKGIGGYHLACDARSEAAVTRLRQRKRREAKALAVMAGSMETVRGLCTVSDEEERWLTSPAAPIVLLRRRADARNPAAESVAPGNAYLGVLLPYAPVHLLLLAEDDLWVMTSANLSGEPIIYEDDIAVRGLAGIADAILVHNREIVHRVDDSVLRMTAGGRQIVRRSRGFAPTPLALPFDGGTSVLAGGAELKNTFCLTRGQEAFLSEHIGDLMEHAVLRSYEETIAHYEAFFEVRPALLAADLHPAYLSTQYMRARAAHEGLPLVSVQHHHAHIAAVLAEHDVWERVLGVTLDGTGYGADGASWGGEFLAADMRDYERRAHFAYLPLPGGDRAAKEPWRLALWVLHTMYGEEIARRAPKFIEALPAGWELLVQATAAGVNAPLTSSAGRLFDAAAALLGLCRMNAYEGQAAIGLELLARRARRAGVILPYRVNLTAAPITVDFLPVLAALADGVECISAEERAGRALDFHVTMAAAVAEVLHLLSALTGLRTAVLSGGVFQNALLLEELLAYLADFRVLLPHAAPPNDGGIAYGQAAVALARMGM; translated from the coding sequence ATGACGGATTGTGGACATACGCCGCCGGGGCAGAGCCCCGTGAACGGGGGCGCGCGGGAAAGGCGCGCCTTTCGTGTCTCAGGGATTGTGCAGGGCGTGGGCTTTCGTCCCTTCGTCTATCGGCTCGCTGCAAAATACGGTCTTAGCGGCTGGGTGCTGAATGACAGCGCGGGCGTTGGTATCGAGGCGGAGGGCACGGCGGCGACACTCGACGCCTTTGCAGATGCCCTGCGCACGGAGGCGCCGCTTGCGGCGTCGGTGACGGCTGTGACGTTCACGGATATTCCGTCGCAGGGGGAGGAGGCGTTCCGCATTCTGGAGAGCCCGCAGGGGGCGACGGCACGGACGCTCGTCTCGCCCGATCTTGCGGTCTGCGCGGACTGTCGGCGTGAGATCCTCTCTGCGGCAGATCGGCGGCATGGCTACGCCTTTACGAATTGCACGAACTGCGGGCCGCGCTACTCCATCATTCGCGGTGTGCCCTACGATCGGCCGCTGACCTCGATGGCTCCGTTTCGGATGTGCCCCGCATGTCAGCACGAGTATGATGATCCCGCCGACCGCCGCTTTCACGCGCAGCCGAATGCGTGCGGGGCGTGCGGCCCCTCCTATCGTCTCCTCGTGGACGGGGCGGAGGCAGCGGGTGACCCGCTTGCGGCGGCGCGGCGCATTGTGGCAGGGGGCGGCACTCTCGCCGTCAAGGGCATCGGCGGCTATCATCTCGCGTGCGATGCGCGCAGCGAGGCGGCGGTCACGCGGCTCAGACAGCGCAAGCGGCGCGAGGCGAAGGCGCTTGCCGTGATGGCGGGCAGTATGGAGACGGTGCGGGGGCTCTGCACGGTCTCGGATGAGGAGGAGCGTTGGCTGACATCGCCTGCTGCACCGATTGTCCTTCTGCGTCGGCGCGCCGATGCACGGAACCCGGCGGCGGAGAGTGTTGCGCCGGGGAACGCATACCTCGGCGTGCTCCTGCCGTATGCGCCCGTGCATCTCCTCCTGCTTGCGGAGGATGATCTCTGGGTGATGACGAGCGCAAATCTCAGTGGTGAGCCGATCATCTACGAGGATGACATTGCCGTGCGCGGCCTTGCGGGGATTGCGGATGCGATTCTCGTGCACAATCGGGAGATTGTGCATCGCGTGGACGATTCCGTCCTGCGCATGACGGCGGGCGGGCGTCAGATCGTACGCCGCAGTCGGGGCTTTGCGCCGACGCCGCTCGCGCTGCCCTTTGATGGGGGGACATCGGTGCTTGCGGGTGGGGCGGAGCTAAAGAATACCTTTTGCCTGACGCGCGGGCAGGAGGCTTTTCTGAGCGAGCACATCGGCGACCTGATGGAGCATGCCGTGCTCCGCTCCTACGAGGAGACGATCGCGCACTACGAGGCGTTCTTCGAGGTGCGCCCCGCATTGCTCGCCGCTGATCTCCATCCCGCCTATCTCTCGACGCAGTATATGCGTGCGCGTGCGGCGCACGAGGGGCTGCCGCTCGTCAGTGTTCAGCATCATCACGCGCATATTGCAGCGGTGCTCGCAGAGCATGATGTGTGGGAGCGCGTCCTCGGTGTCACGCTCGACGGGACAGGCTACGGCGCGGATGGGGCTTCGTGGGGCGGGGAGTTCCTCGCGGCGGATATGAGGGACTACGAGCGGCGCGCACATTTCGCCTATCTCCCGCTGCCGGGCGGCGACCGCGCGGCAAAAGAGCCGTGGCGGCTTGCGCTCTGGGTACTGCATACGATGTACGGGGAGGAAATAGCCCGGCGCGCGCCGAAATTTATTGAGGCGCTTCCTGCGGGCTGGGAGCTGCTCGTGCAGGCGACGGCGGCAGGGGTGAATGCACCGCTGACGTCGAGCGCGGGGCGTCTCTTCGATGCGGCGGCGGCGCTCCTCGGCCTGTGCCGCATGAATGCGTACGAGGGGCAGGCGGCGATTGGGCTGGAGCTGCTTGCACGGCGTGCGCGGCGCGCGGGCGTTATCCTGCCCTATCGTGTGAACCTAACGGCGGCGCCGATCACGGTGGACTTCCTGCCCGTGCTCGCAGCGCTTGCGGACGGTGTGGAGTGCATCTCGGCGGAAGAACGTGCGGGGCGTGCGCTCGACTTCCATGTGACAATGGCGGCGGCGGTCGCAGAGGTGCTGCATCTGCTCTCGGCGCTCACAGGGCTGCGCACGGCGGTGCTCTCGGGCGGCGTGTTTCAGAACGCGCTGCTCCTTGAGGAGCTGCTTGCGTATCTCGCGGATTTCCGCGTGCTTCTGCCGCACGCTGCGCCGCCGAACGATGGTGGGATTGCATACGGACAGGCGGCGGTCGCGTTGGCAAGGATGGGAATGTGA
- a CDS encoding HypC/HybG/HupF family hydrogenase formation chaperone, with product MCLAVPAKVVEIQDQLASVEVNGVRRAASLMLLPEAAIGDYVLVHAGFAMQIVEADEAERIEALRAEMRGAPRTVVSIP from the coding sequence ATGTGTTTGGCAGTTCCGGCGAAAGTCGTTGAGATACAGGATCAGCTTGCCTCGGTGGAGGTGAACGGGGTGCGCCGCGCGGCGAGCCTCATGCTGCTGCCCGAGGCGGCGATTGGCGACTATGTGCTCGTCCACGCGGGCTTTGCGATGCAGATCGTCGAGGCGGACGAGGCGGAGCGGATCGAGGCGCTGCGTGCGGAGATGCGTGGTGCACCGCGTACGGTGGTGAGTATCCCATGA
- the hypD gene encoding hydrogenase formation protein HypD — MRSAQDTQTRAAEIISELRDIVGTHGKRIRLMEVCGTHTVAIFRAGLRQILPEEVELVSGPGCPVCVTADDYIDAAIAYAGMEDVIITTFGDMLKVPGTRSSLAEAQAAGADVRIVYSPLDALTIAAENPTKQVVFLAVGFETTAPTEAAAVLAAEAQGIRNFFLFSAQKLVPPVMRALLDGGETHVDGFLLPGHVSVVTGTETFEFLARDYSVPGVVGGFEPLEILRAIQLLVRQIGAGEARIENAYETVVRPAGNPVARAAIERVYKPASVRWRGLGEIPASGLAMREEYATFDFARVRPLSVETVGDGRHGCRCGEVLRGAIVPRDCNLFGKACVPEHAIGPCMVSVEGTCAAWYKYGGGRFRYGA; from the coding sequence ATGAGGAGCGCGCAGGACACGCAGACACGTGCGGCGGAAATTATCTCAGAGCTGCGCGATATTGTCGGCACGCACGGAAAGCGCATCCGCCTGATGGAGGTCTGCGGGACGCATACGGTTGCGATCTTTCGCGCGGGACTGCGTCAGATTCTCCCCGAGGAGGTGGAGCTCGTCTCAGGACCCGGATGCCCCGTCTGCGTAACGGCGGACGATTACATCGACGCGGCGATTGCGTACGCGGGGATGGAGGATGTCATCATCACGACGTTTGGCGATATGCTGAAGGTGCCCGGCACGCGTTCGAGCCTTGCCGAGGCGCAGGCGGCAGGTGCGGATGTCCGCATCGTCTACTCGCCACTTGATGCACTCACGATTGCGGCGGAGAATCCGACGAAACAGGTTGTCTTCCTCGCCGTCGGCTTTGAGACGACGGCACCGACCGAGGCGGCGGCGGTGCTCGCGGCAGAGGCACAGGGGATTCGGAACTTCTTCCTCTTTTCGGCGCAGAAGCTTGTGCCGCCCGTCATGCGCGCGCTTCTCGACGGCGGGGAGACGCATGTTGACGGCTTCCTCCTGCCGGGACACGTCTCGGTGGTGACGGGGACGGAGACGTTCGAGTTCCTTGCGCGGGACTACTCTGTGCCGGGGGTTGTGGGCGGATTCGAGCCGCTTGAGATCCTGCGCGCGATTCAGCTGCTCGTGCGCCAGATCGGGGCGGGGGAGGCGCGCATCGAGAACGCCTATGAGACGGTTGTGCGCCCTGCGGGCAATCCCGTTGCGCGTGCGGCAATCGAGCGCGTCTATAAGCCTGCATCGGTGCGCTGGCGCGGACTGGGCGAGATTCCCGCCTCGGGGCTTGCCATGCGCGAGGAGTACGCGACATTTGACTTTGCACGCGTGCGCCCGCTCTCGGTGGAGACTGTGGGTGACGGGCGCCACGGCTGCCGCTGCGGCGAGGTGCTGCGCGGGGCGATTGTGCCGCGTGACTGCAATCTTTTCGGCAAGGCGTGTGTGCCGGAGCACGCCATAGGGCCGTGCATGGTCTCGGTTGAGGGGACGTGCGCTGCATGGTATAAATATGGGGGAGGAAGGTTCCGCTATGGAGCATGA
- a CDS encoding M23 family metallopeptidase, with protein MNEEEKKRYKIQFIDNEEDVTRTVKLSLSSLRMIAVGAGAAVAVLAAASVLSVYTLMNGQAHEAETAQLREVNRIQQEQILQVSKKAAALQQDLDTLHRSEDGLRALIGAPPAEADEVTPVREAAEAPTGGAPHDLTTDELGEALEMIETRMAARRSSLDLLAQTMRANFPGAAAYTSDDAAHTVPSIWPTSGYVSSPYGLRWNGTEFHQGIDIAAETGTPIVATADGVVTSAGWNGSGYGNMVDVDHGGGIVTRYGHASAVAVTVGQEVRRGQVIAYVGSTGYSTGPHLHYEVRVNGQPVNPAGYL; from the coding sequence TTGAACGAAGAAGAGAAAAAGCGCTATAAAATCCAATTCATCGACAATGAGGAAGACGTAACACGCACGGTGAAGCTCTCCCTCAGCTCCCTGCGCATGATTGCCGTCGGAGCCGGGGCAGCGGTCGCCGTCCTCGCAGCGGCATCCGTGCTCTCTGTCTACACCCTTATGAACGGACAGGCGCATGAGGCGGAGACGGCACAGCTGCGCGAGGTAAACCGCATCCAGCAGGAGCAGATCCTGCAGGTCTCGAAAAAGGCAGCCGCGCTCCAGCAGGATCTCGACACGCTCCATCGCTCCGAGGATGGTCTGCGTGCGCTCATTGGTGCGCCGCCTGCCGAAGCGGACGAGGTGACACCCGTACGGGAGGCGGCAGAGGCACCCACGGGCGGCGCACCGCATGACCTGACAACGGACGAACTCGGCGAGGCGCTCGAGATGATCGAGACACGCATGGCAGCACGCCGCTCCTCGCTCGATCTGCTTGCGCAGACGATGCGTGCGAACTTCCCGGGCGCAGCCGCCTACACCTCGGACGATGCGGCACATACTGTGCCGTCGATCTGGCCGACATCGGGCTATGTCAGCTCGCCCTACGGACTGCGCTGGAACGGGACGGAGTTCCATCAGGGCATCGATATCGCCGCTGAGACGGGCACGCCCATCGTTGCGACGGCAGACGGCGTTGTGACATCAGCGGGATGGAACGGCAGCGGCTACGGCAACATGGTCGATGTCGACCACGGCGGCGGGATCGTGACGCGCTATGGGCACGCCTCCGCTGTTGCCGTGACGGTTGGTCAGGAGGTACGGCGCGGGCAGGTGATCGCCTACGTCGGCTCCACGGGCTACTCCACGGGCCCGCATCTCCACTACGAGGTACGCGTCAATGGTCAGCCCGTCAACCCCGCAGGGTATCTATAA
- a CDS encoding nickel-dependent hydrogenase large subunit: MKHVVVDPITRIEGHLRVEIQVDEATGKVEDAISSGTAWRGLELVMNDRDPRDAWAYIQRICGVCTSSHALGCLRAVEDAFGITIPKNAHYIRNIIAACLGHQDHIIHFYHLHALDWVSPLEALKADPAATAALQNTVLATYRLPFRGPAGLETEAYPHDVPVSNPEYYAAIKAKVQKIVESGQLGIFSAQWWDHPDYQMLPPEVHLMAISHYLEMLDKQRDLVVPHVVFGGKNPHPHYVLGGMPCSISMEDGNAPINTARLAIVDRSIQSARHMMNDYYLPDVLAIGHLYVQKGYVSGGGLAKERVLAFGMFPQEPFSGATNGDFFKDLLVRCNGVVENFAGGVMQAKVYDFKMEDVSDPEVISESVEHGWYEYSGGDSKGLHPWEGETKPHYTEPKEGTKTEWKALNEQGKYSWLKTPKWRGKLCEVGPLARYIVLYTKAKQGLLGDLTWAEQMIVDQIDAVTKVLGVPAEAWLPSTVGRTAARALDAQLQAEISKFFFDKLVANIKSGDTRVVNNDKWDPSTWPKEAKGVGFYEAPRGALSHWVVIKDGKVANYQAVVPTTWNACPRDDAAGHGAYEMSMMDTPVKIADKPLEIVKAVRSFDPCMACSTHLFNAKGEKIRVVTTDPYAGVRVDE, encoded by the coding sequence ATGAAACACGTAGTCGTAGATCCGATCACCCGCATTGAGGGACATCTGCGCGTCGAGATCCAGGTGGATGAGGCGACGGGCAAGGTGGAGGACGCCATTTCCTCCGGTACGGCATGGCGCGGGCTTGAGCTCGTCATGAACGACCGTGATCCGCGCGATGCGTGGGCATACATTCAGCGCATCTGCGGCGTCTGCACGTCGTCCCATGCGCTGGGCTGTCTGCGTGCCGTGGAGGACGCATTCGGCATCACGATCCCGAAGAACGCGCATTACATCCGCAACATCATCGCGGCGTGCCTTGGGCATCAGGATCATATCATCCATTTCTACCATCTGCACGCACTCGACTGGGTCAGCCCACTCGAGGCGCTGAAGGCTGATCCGGCGGCGACGGCGGCGCTCCAGAACACGGTGCTCGCGACCTATCGTCTGCCGTTCCGTGGCCCTGCGGGGCTTGAGACGGAGGCGTATCCGCACGACGTGCCCGTCTCGAACCCCGAGTACTATGCGGCGATCAAGGCGAAGGTGCAGAAGATCGTGGAGAGCGGCCAGCTCGGCATTTTCTCCGCGCAGTGGTGGGATCACCCCGACTATCAGATGCTGCCGCCCGAGGTGCACCTCATGGCGATCTCGCATTACCTCGAGATGCTGGACAAGCAGCGCGACCTCGTCGTGCCGCACGTCGTCTTCGGCGGCAAGAACCCGCATCCGCACTATGTGCTCGGCGGCATGCCCTGCTCCATCTCGATGGAGGACGGAAACGCCCCGATCAATACGGCACGCCTCGCGATCGTGGATCGCTCGATCCAGTCTGCGCGTCATATGATGAACGACTACTACCTGCCGGACGTGCTCGCCATCGGGCATCTCTACGTGCAGAAGGGCTATGTCTCGGGCGGCGGCCTCGCCAAGGAGCGCGTGCTCGCCTTCGGTATGTTCCCGCAGGAGCCGTTCAGCGGCGCGACGAACGGCGATTTCTTCAAGGATCTGCTCGTGCGCTGCAACGGCGTTGTCGAGAACTTTGCGGGCGGCGTGATGCAGGCGAAGGTCTATGATTTTAAGATGGAGGATGTCTCCGACCCCGAGGTTATCAGCGAGAGCGTCGAGCACGGCTGGTACGAGTACAGCGGCGGCGACAGCAAGGGGCTGCATCCGTGGGAGGGCGAGACGAAGCCGCACTACACGGAGCCGAAGGAAGGCACGAAGACGGAGTGGAAGGCGCTGAACGAGCAGGGCAAATACTCGTGGCTCAAGACGCCAAAGTGGCGCGGCAAGCTCTGCGAGGTTGGCCCCCTCGCGCGCTACATCGTCCTCTACACGAAGGCAAAGCAGGGGCTGCTCGGCGACCTCACGTGGGCGGAGCAGATGATTGTCGACCAGATCGACGCAGTGACGAAGGTGCTCGGCGTTCCCGCCGAGGCGTGGCTGCCCTCGACGGTCGGCCGCACGGCGGCGCGTGCGCTCGATGCGCAGCTGCAGGCGGAGATCAGCAAGTTCTTCTTTGACAAGCTCGTTGCGAACATCAAGAGCGGCGACACGCGCGTGGTGAACAACGACAAGTGGGATCCCTCGACATGGCCGAAGGAGGCAAAGGGCGTCGGGTTCTACGAGGCACCGCGCGGCGCGCTCAGTCACTGGGTCGTCATCAAGGACGGCAAGGTGGCGAACTATCAGGCGGTCGTGCCGACGACGTGGAACGCCTGCCCGCGCGATGATGCGGCGGGACACGGCGCGTACGAGATGTCGATGATGGATACGCCCGTGAAGATCGCGGACAAGCCGCTCGAGATCGTGAAGGCGGTGCGCTCGTTCGATCCGTGCATGGCGTGCTCGACGCACCTCTTTAACGCGAAGGGGGAGAAGATCCGCGTCGTCACGACCGATCCCTATGCGGGCGTGCGCGTGGACGAATAG
- a CDS encoding hydrogenase small subunit — MSKRESLWESYLAKGMSRRSFLKGCVTLTSLMGLSTDMMTKVVEAAETKPLPVVIWIHGHECTGCDESFIRSGAPLASDLVLNSIALEYTHVLSAGCGEPFEEHLEATMKKYYGEYILAVEGAVATGDHAYTCMSGGHPFEETLKRVAAGAKAVIAYGTCATAGGIQAAAPNPTESKGIRAFIGAKPYIAVPGCPPIAEVMTGVVMHVALFGTLPPLDAEGRPRQFYGNRIHDTCYRRPFFDAGMFADRFDDAGAKAGWCLYHLGCRGPETYNSCGNLRWYQGMSYPIQSGAPCIGCSNANFWDDAPFSRRLPEYDGIDVDMVGAGLAVATAVGVAAHAGASLVQKKHHEKQLEQEGKQVHE; from the coding sequence GTGAGTAAGAGGGAGAGCTTGTGGGAGTCCTATCTCGCGAAGGGTATGAGTCGGCGCAGCTTCTTGAAGGGCTGCGTGACGCTCACCTCGCTGATGGGACTCAGCACGGACATGATGACGAAGGTCGTCGAGGCGGCAGAGACGAAGCCGCTGCCGGTCGTGATCTGGATTCACGGGCACGAGTGCACGGGCTGCGATGAGTCCTTCATCCGCTCGGGTGCGCCGCTCGCATCCGATCTCGTCCTGAACAGCATCGCGCTCGAGTACACGCACGTCCTCAGTGCGGGCTGCGGCGAGCCGTTCGAGGAGCATCTCGAGGCGACGATGAAAAAGTACTACGGCGAGTACATCCTCGCGGTCGAGGGCGCGGTCGCAACGGGCGATCATGCCTACACCTGCATGTCGGGCGGGCATCCCTTCGAGGAGACGCTGAAGCGTGTCGCGGCGGGCGCAAAGGCGGTCATCGCCTACGGCACGTGCGCGACGGCGGGCGGCATTCAGGCGGCGGCGCCGAATCCGACGGAGTCCAAGGGCATCCGTGCCTTCATCGGCGCGAAGCCGTATATTGCCGTGCCCGGTTGTCCGCCGATTGCCGAGGTCATGACGGGCGTCGTCATGCACGTCGCGCTCTTCGGCACGCTGCCCCCGCTTGACGCGGAGGGGCGTCCGCGCCAGTTCTACGGCAACCGCATCCACGATACCTGCTACCGCCGTCCCTTCTTCGATGCGGGCATGTTTGCCGACCGCTTCGACGATGCGGGCGCAAAGGCGGGCTGGTGCCTCTATCATCTCGGGTGCAGAGGCCCTGAGACCTACAACTCCTGCGGCAATCTGCGCTGGTATCAGGGGATGTCCTATCCAATCCAGTCCGGCGCACCCTGTATCGGCTGCAGCAATGCAAACTTCTGGGACGATGCGCCCTTCTCGCGGCGTCTGCCTGAGTACGACGGCATCGATGTCGACATGGTCGGCGCAGGCCTTGCCGTCGCGACGGCAGTCGGCGTTGCGGCGCATGCGGGCGCGAGCCTTGTGCAGAAGAAGCATCATGAGAAGCAGTTGGAGCAAGAGGGAAAGCAGGTGCATGAATGA
- a CDS encoding HyaD/HybD family hydrogenase maturation endopeptidase gives MKSIYDEIVPVAPVTVLGIGNIILRDEGFGVRAMEYLEEHYSFPQEVRLLDGGTLGPELLHFVTGTEKLLILDAVAGDAAPGTVYRFENDAVMAHFQEKMSSHEIGIQDVLAWLTVTGRSIPNVVVLGMQPYELTAGLTLSPEMAAALPSFAHRAVEELVRFGVIPKERSVPRRQTA, from the coding sequence GTGAAGAGCATCTATGACGAAATTGTTCCCGTTGCGCCTGTGACGGTGCTCGGGATCGGCAATATCATCCTGCGCGACGAGGGCTTCGGCGTGCGTGCGATGGAGTATCTCGAGGAACACTACTCCTTCCCGCAGGAGGTGCGCCTGCTCGACGGCGGGACGCTTGGCCCCGAGCTGCTGCATTTCGTGACGGGCACGGAGAAGCTGCTCATCCTCGACGCTGTTGCGGGTGACGCCGCGCCTGGAACGGTCTATCGCTTCGAGAACGATGCGGTGATGGCGCATTTTCAGGAGAAGATGTCCTCGCATGAGATCGGGATTCAGGACGTGCTCGCATGGCTGACGGTGACGGGGCGGTCGATTCCGAACGTCGTTGTGCTCGGCATGCAGCCCTATGAGCTGACGGCGGGGCTGACGCTCAGCCCCGAGATGGCGGCGGCGCTCCCCTCCTTTGCGCATCGTGCGGTGGAGGAGCTCGTGCGCTTCGGCGTTATTCCGAAGGAGCGCAGTGTGCCGCGCAGGCAGACGGCATGA